In Sphaerospermopsis torques-reginae ITEP-024, the genomic window CACCAGCATATAAAATTGGTTCACCAACATCAAAACTAGTTTCTCTTAATAAACGAGGTAAATCAGTTTTTAATAACTGCCAAGCTGTTTCCGTTTCAAACAACCAAAAAAACACCGATAAACCAGGCCAAAATATAGGATTTGTGGGAGTATGAAAATCTACTAAAGTAAAAATTCCCCCTGGTTTTAATACTCGATAAACTTCTTGAATGATTTTTCTTAATTGTTCAGGTTGCATTTCATGTAAAGCCGCGCTAGTATGCACCACATCAAACTCATGATCTGTAAAAGGCATATTTTCCGCAAATGCTTCTATATAAGTAGCATTCGGCACATTCTTTTTTGCCCGTTGTAAAGATAAAGGCGAAGCATCCAATCCTGTAACATTTTGTGATAATTTCACCAAAAAAGCCGTAGTTTGACCACTACCACAGCATAAATCTAGAATTTTAGTATCTGAGTTGAGGTTTAAACCTTGTAAAGCGAGTTGACGAAAACGCCCCTCACCGCCCACACTCAGGGCTGCTAACCGGGATATGGCATCATATAACCATTGATAGCGGTAACTCAAGTCTCGAAAAATTGTTGCCATTGCATATTTCCTCAACGTTAAGCTTTATATTGAATAAAGATATATTGTTAACATTAGTAAAAAAATTGTAAAGATTGGGGGAAAGTAACTGCTATGGGTCGTGTAGGCGTATTATTACTCAATCTAGGTGGACCTGATAAATTAGAAGATGTGGGTCCATTCTTATATAACCTGTTTTCAGATCCCGAAATTATTCGCCTACCATTTCGATGGATGCAAAAACCATTAGCTTGGTTTATTGCCACACGGCGAGAAAAAACATCCCAAGAAAACTATAAGCAAATTGGTGGGGGTTCACCACTGCGGCGCATTACTGAAGAACAAGGGGAAGCTTTAAAAGCGCAACTGGATGCTATGGGCAAAGCAGCGAACATCTACATGGGAATGCGTTATTGGCATCCCTACACAGAAGAAGCGATCGCCCAACTGGCACAGGATAACATTGAAAAGTTGGTAATTTTGCCACTTTATCCCCAATTTTCCATTAGTACCAGTGGTTCTAGTTTCCGGTTATTAGAAAAACTTTGGCAAGAAAACCCAAAACTTCAACCGTTGGAATACACTGTGATTCCTTCCTGGTACAAACAACCAGGTTACTTGCAAGCAATGGCGGAACTGATCATTGAGCAACTCAATCAATTTCCCAACCCTGATCAGGCACACATCTTTTTTAGCGCCCACGGTGTACCAAAAAGCTATGTTATAGAAGCCGGCGATCCTTATCAGCAGGAAATTGAGGAATGTACTCAATTAATTATGCAAACCCTTAATCGCCCCAATGCCCACACTTTAGCTTATCAAAGTCGTGTTGGTCCAGTGGAATGGCTGCAACCTTATACTGAGGATGCCTTAAAAGAACTGGGTGAAAAAGGCGTTAAAGATTTGGTAGTTGTACCCATCAGCTTTGTTTCTGAACACATTGAAACTTTGCAAGAAATTGATATTGAATATCGGGAAATAGCCGAAGAAGCAGGAATTGAAAACTTCCGACGTGCTGCTGCTCCCAACACTCATCCGGTATTTATTAAAGCATTGGCAGACTTGGTTATTGAGTCTTTAGAAAAACCGGATCTCAAACTTTCCCAAGTTACCCAGATGAAGAAAAAGGTGAAAATGTATCCTCAAGAACGCTGGGAATGGGGAATGACAACTAGCGCCGAAGTCTGGAATGGTAGAATTGCCATGCTTGGTTTCATTGCCTTGATCATCGAAATTATCACCGGTCGAGGTTTACTCCATGCTATAGGGCTTTTACAGTAGGTGACAGGAGGCAGGGGAGGCAGGGGAGGACAAGGAGGTTAATAACCCAGTCACCAGTCACCAGTCACAAGTCACCAGTCACCAGTCACCAGTCACAAGTCACCAGTCCCTAGTCCCTATTCCCTCTTGTGGCGATTTTCCCAATACCAGTGATACCACTGTGCAGCACTACGAACTGCAAACCAGAGCAGAATTAAAGCTATTAATCCTCCTTGTTGGGGAGCATCCACGGCAAAAATTACCAGTACAATACACAAGCTATCTTGCAAAAAAACTGCCCACAATGGTAAACCGCGCAAACGATAAAACCAGCCTAACTGTACTAACTGAAGTACCAAAGCCAACAAACCACCTACCAAGGCAATTAACCAACTTGGTAATTCTGTAGCTGAAGCTACTGCTAACCCCATAATTGCTCCTACTATGGGGGACAAAAATAACTCCACCAGTTGTAATATTCTCTGTCCTGCTATATAAAACCTAGACAAAACTAGACTTTACTTTCTACTTCAACGGGAGCATGGGAGCAGTTATCCCTCGGTAGACTTTCACGCTTTAGCCAAACGCGATAAATTAATTGCAGCATTCAGATCCCTATCCATCTCAAAACTACAGTTCTCGCAGTGATAAATTCTTTCAGATAAAGAAAGACTATCTTTTCTATGTCCACAGTGAGAACAGGTTTTACTTGATGGATAAAATCTATCAGCAATTATAATTTCACAACCAAACTTTTTAGCTTTATATTCTAGCTGACGCTTAAACTCATGAAACCCACAATCAGCTATTGCTTGGGCTAATTTATGGTTTGATAACATCCCTGAAACATTCAAATCTTCTACTACTATCTTGGCGTGGTTTTTGCATAAGTAAGTAGTAAGTTTATGAAGAGTATCTTTTCTCAGGTTTGCTATTCTTGCATGATGTCTAGCCAGTTTAATTTTAGCTTTATGCTTATTGTTTGAACCTTTAGCTTTTCTACAATAGACTTTGGATAATCTTTGTAGTTTAGCTAGATTCTGTTTATAGTGTTTAGGATTAGGAAATATAACACCAGTGCTTAGTGTAGCTAGTTCCTTGACTCCTAAATCAACACCAACAACAGCATGGTTTTTGATAGTTGGTTGACATTCTTGTTCATAAGAAAAGGCTATATACCAACTATCAGCAGTCCTGGAAATAATAATACTTTTACAGGTGGTGTGAGGTAATCCTTCATAAGTTTTTACCCATCCAATTGTCGGTAGTTTTATTGATGTACCACCTACAGGAATTGGTTTACCACCTGCATCAATTGTAAAACTATCATTTTTTCCTTTCTTTTTGAAGTTAGGATATTGAGACTGTCCTTTAAAGAATCTTTGAAAAGCTTCACCTAAACTATCAAAGGCGTATTGAGTGATTTTCTGGCAAATACCTTTTTCTTTAATCCATGCCAATTCAGGTTTTACATGATTATTAAAGAATTTCTTGAGGATGTATTTGTTTGGCTTTAATCCATCTTTGTACAAATCCTGCCAAGTAGCTAAACCCCAATTATAGGTAAACCTTGCTATACCAGCGTGTTTAGCCATGAATATTTCCTGGGTTTTGTTTAACTTGAGTTTTGTTTTGATAGATAAAAGCATTGCTCGACCTCAACACTGTATTTCTTTGCTGTCTAAATCTGACATATCTTGTACAGGGTTGTCAATAGCATTTTTGAGATGATCCTTGATTTCTTTGGAGTAATTCCTCAATCCGTACAATCGACAAGAAAAGCAGTGGATAATTGCCATTAGGTCTTCCACTAATTCTTGTTGAGGTGATAAAGATTCCTGATTTGCAACTATGATCTGACACCTCACGGAACTTGCTAATTCCATAATAAAGTCAAAAGCAAACCGACACATTCTGTCTTTGTGCGCCACAACAATTGTCGATATTTCGCCTTTAAGCATTGATAACATAATTGATAAAAACTTTTTTCTTTTAAAGTTTAATCCGCTTCCAATCTCTGAAACCCAATCATCAACAGCTAACCCACGACTCAAACAAAATGTTTCCATCGCGGATACTTGGTTTCTGAGTTCGGGTTTTTGGCTACTCGAAGAAACTCTACAATAAACAACTACTTTTCGTTTTGAGTCTACAGGTTTTAATCCCTGGGTAATCAGTAAATCATCTTCAGTATAAAAACGATGCCCCGACAATGTTCTTTTGGCTGGAAGTCTTCCTTCAACATCCCATCTTTGCAAGGTCTTGACTGAAACTCCGATTTTTTTAGCAAATTCATGAGGTTTAAACATAAAGTCACTCATAGGTTTGTCTATGAGTGTACAGGTTTGTTTATTAAATTGTCAACTTAGGACAAGCTCCAAGTTTTTTGGAAGCAAATATTTCAAATAGTGACCAACTCGTAAGTAAACATACTAAAATATAGGGTGAAATACGTGATAAAAGCGGTACTTTAGACCATAGGTTGCTACCTTGTAACAAGCCAATAATTAATAAAGGTATAGCTAATCTCAGTCCTGCTGCTCCTCCAGCAGAGAGTGTAGCGAGGATTTCAATCATAGGAATATACCTTCTATAAGTAGATGAGCAAAGAAGAGTTATGAATATTTATTTTTTTTGGGAATAGTTTTTGTGCAAAACGGACGTTAATCAGTGTATCCATAAAATATTTTACAATACTGTCTTTATGTTTTATATACACAGTTGTAATCTATAGTTCAGATGTTTGGGTAGATATAATAGCAATTTAAATTTAAAATTTCTGCAAATCAATTAGCAGATTTTTCACTCAAATAGTAATTTTATGGGTTCAAAATTATTTGAATATACAAGTATCATGTAAGTAGGGGTTGCTGAATAAAGCCTTTTCGTGAGGGTTAGGAGTTCAGGAGTCACTCGATTTTGGATTGACGATTTTTCCGTTATGAAGGATCAGAACCTGTACCAAATTGTCAAAAATACAGGAGTCAGAAGCAATTAAGATGTGAAAAGTTGACATTTCCACGGGTATATCTGGGAAAAGTTCTGACCTCTAGTTTTGACTCCTGACTCCTAAATTTTAAATTCCCAGTCTTTGATAAACTTGATCTAAATGTCTCAGATGGTTTTGTGGATCAAAACAACCATCTATTTCTGCTGCTGACAAGTTTGCAGTTACACGGGGGTCTTTACTAAGAGAATCACGGAAATTACCTTCTGGTTTATTCCAAGCAGTATGGGCGTTTTGTTGGACTATAGCATAAGCTTCTTCGCGGCTAAGTCCTTTATCTACTAAGGTTAAGAGAACTCTTTGACTGAAAACTACACCACCATAGCAGTTAAGGTTGCGTTCCATGTTCTGGGGATATACCAGCAAATTTGTCACCAAGTCGGTGATCTCATGGAGCATAAAGTGTGTTAATATGCAAGCATCTGGTAAAATTACCCGTTCGACGGAACTGTGAGAAATATCTCTCTCGTGCCATAAAGCTACGTCTTCTAAAGCTGCTCCTGCATGACTTCTTACCAGTCGCGCCATTCCTGTCAGTCTTTCTGAGCGGATGGGGTTGCGTTTGTGGGGCATGGCACTAGAGCCTTTTTGACCTTTGGAGAAGTATTCTTCAACTTCTAAAACGTCGGTTTTTTGCAAGTTGCGAATTTCTACTGCAAAGCGTTCTATAGATGCCGCCAGTAAGGCTAATTGTTGCACAAAGTCGGCATGAAGATCACGGGAAATAACTTGAGTGGAAGCGGTATCAGGTTTGAGTCCCAGTTTTTGACAGGCGATCGCTTCTACACGGGGTTCAATATTGGCATAAGTTCCCACCGCCCCGGATATTTTACCGACAGCGACATTTTTTTTCAGGACTTGCAAACGTTCTTGGTGTCGCAATACTTCCGCTAACCAACCAGCTAATTTAAAACCAAAAGTGATGGGTTCAGCGTGAATACCATGCGATCGCCCAATCATCACAGTATAACGGTGTTCTCTGGCCTTGTTGCGAATTGCCTGGATTAAATCTTCTAATCGTTTTAACAAGATATCCAAACTAGCAACTAATTGTAGTGCTAATGCTGTATCCAATACATCCGAGCTAGTTAAACCCAGGTGAATATAACGTCCCGCATTACCTACATATTCATTGACATTTGTCAAGAAAGCAATCATGTCATGGCGCACTTCCGCCTCAATTTCTAGCACCCGCTTGGGGTCAAAATTCGCCTTGGCT contains:
- a CDS encoding class I SAM-dependent methyltransferase, producing the protein MATIFRDLSYRYQWLYDAISRLAALSVGGEGRFRQLALQGLNLNSDTKILDLCCGSGQTTAFLVKLSQNVTGLDASPLSLQRAKKNVPNATYIEAFAENMPFTDHEFDVVHTSAALHEMQPEQLRKIIQEVYRVLKPGGIFTLVDFHTPTNPIFWPGLSVFFWLFETETAWQLLKTDLPRLLRETSFDVGEPILYAGGSLQVIVSSKA
- the hemH gene encoding ferrochelatase — translated: MGRVGVLLLNLGGPDKLEDVGPFLYNLFSDPEIIRLPFRWMQKPLAWFIATRREKTSQENYKQIGGGSPLRRITEEQGEALKAQLDAMGKAANIYMGMRYWHPYTEEAIAQLAQDNIEKLVILPLYPQFSISTSGSSFRLLEKLWQENPKLQPLEYTVIPSWYKQPGYLQAMAELIIEQLNQFPNPDQAHIFFSAHGVPKSYVIEAGDPYQQEIEECTQLIMQTLNRPNAHTLAYQSRVGPVEWLQPYTEDALKELGEKGVKDLVVVPISFVSEHIETLQEIDIEYREIAEEAGIENFRRAAAPNTHPVFIKALADLVIESLEKPDLKLSQVTQMKKKVKMYPQERWEWGMTTSAEVWNGRIAMLGFIALIIEIITGRGLLHAIGLLQ
- a CDS encoding RNA-guided endonuclease InsQ/TnpB family protein codes for the protein MLLSIKTKLKLNKTQEIFMAKHAGIARFTYNWGLATWQDLYKDGLKPNKYILKKFFNNHVKPELAWIKEKGICQKITQYAFDSLGEAFQRFFKGQSQYPNFKKKGKNDSFTIDAGGKPIPVGGTSIKLPTIGWVKTYEGLPHTTCKSIIISRTADSWYIAFSYEQECQPTIKNHAVVGVDLGVKELATLSTGVIFPNPKHYKQNLAKLQRLSKVYCRKAKGSNNKHKAKIKLARHHARIANLRKDTLHKLTTYLCKNHAKIVVEDLNVSGMLSNHKLAQAIADCGFHEFKRQLEYKAKKFGCEIIIADRFYPSSKTCSHCGHRKDSLSLSERIYHCENCSFEMDRDLNAAINLSRLAKA
- a CDS encoding IS607 family transposase, giving the protein MFKPHEFAKKIGVSVKTLQRWDVEGRLPAKRTLSGHRFYTEDDLLITQGLKPVDSKRKVVVYCRVSSSSQKPELRNQVSAMETFCLSRGLAVDDWVSEIGSGLNFKRKKFLSIMLSMLKGEISTIVVAHKDRMCRFAFDFIMELASSVRCQIIVANQESLSPQQELVEDLMAIIHCFSCRLYGLRNYSKEIKDHLKNAIDNPVQDMSDLDSKEIQC
- the purB gene encoding adenylosuccinate lyase; amino-acid sequence: MIERYTLPEMGNLWNENYKLQTWLQVEIAVCEAQAELGYIPKEAVAEIKAKANFDPKRVLEIEAEVRHDMIAFLTNVNEYVGNAGRYIHLGLTSSDVLDTALALQLVASLDILLKRLEDLIQAIRNKAREHRYTVMIGRSHGIHAEPITFGFKLAGWLAEVLRHQERLQVLKKNVAVGKISGAVGTYANIEPRVEAIACQKLGLKPDTASTQVISRDLHADFVQQLALLAASIERFAVEIRNLQKTDVLEVEEYFSKGQKGSSAMPHKRNPIRSERLTGMARLVRSHAGAALEDVALWHERDISHSSVERVILPDACILTHFMLHEITDLVTNLLVYPQNMERNLNCYGGVVFSQRVLLTLVDKGLSREEAYAIVQQNAHTAWNKPEGNFRDSLSKDPRVTANLSAAEIDGCFDPQNHLRHLDQVYQRLGI